A genomic segment from Chanos chanos chromosome 2, fChaCha1.1, whole genome shotgun sequence encodes:
- the LOC115806109 gene encoding transmembrane protein 138-like codes for MLQANNYFLVLLIQLSLLTFDLFVNSFCELLRTVPVFQLLFFIIQDISILLNLFIFLLMLFNTYVFQVGLIFLLLERFRALLLTALLYLTLSITLHSWIMNLRWLNSNHYVWTDGLQVLFVFHRLAAVLYYYLYKRAAEYLSDPKLYEDSLWLREAFAHYQQ; via the exons ATGCTGCAGGCCAACAATTACTTCTTGGTGCTCCTGATCCAGCTCTCActcctgacctttgacctctttgTGAACTCCTTCTGTGAGCTGCTCAGGACTGTGCCAGTCTTTCAGCTGCTTTTCTTCAT TATCCAGGATATTTCCATCCTGCTTAACTTGTTCATCTTCCTGCTGATGCTTTTCAACACCTACGTGTTCCAGGTGGGCCTGATATTTCTCCTGCTGGAGCGCTTTAGAGCCTTGCTGCTTACTGCTCTGCTGTACCTGACCCTCAGCATCACCCTTCACTCCTGGATCATG AATCTCCGCTGGCTGAATTCAAACCATTATGTATGGACAGATGGACTTCAGGTTCTATTTGTCTTCCACAGGCTAG ctgCAGTGTTGTATTACTACCTCTACAAGCGTGCTGCGGAGTATCTGAGTGACCCAAAGCTCTATGAGGACTCTCTCTGGCTGCGGGAGGCCTTTGCACACTATCAACAGTAA